Sequence from the Clostridium saccharobutylicum DSM 13864 genome:
ATCTGTAATTTTCATACTCTACACCTCCTCTACAGTAAGCTTAAATGGAAATCCTTGTTCCTTTGCTAAAGACATAGCATTAGCAACTTTTGTCATTGCTATATCATAGCTATAGATTCCAGCTATACCATTTCCTTTTTGATGCACATCCAGCATTATTTTTTCTGCTTCTATTAAATTTTTATTAAATACTGATACTAATATATTAATAACAAATTCCATGGTAGTATAATCATCATTATACATAACCACTTTGTAATTTTT
This genomic interval carries:
- a CDS encoding ATP-dependent Clp protease adaptor ClpS, yielding METNIATKQKDKVKIKKPKNYKVVMYNDDYTTMEFVINILVSVFNKNLIEAEKIMLDVHQKGNGIAGIYSYDIAMTKVANAMSLAKEQGFPFKLTVEEV